The nucleotide sequence CAACGTGCCGCTCTGGCTGCTCGGCTCGAGCCTGTTCAGTGCCCAGTTGGCGGGCATGAAAGGCCTGCCCTACGCCTTCGCCTCGCACTTCGCGCCACGCCTGATGCACGAGGCGATCCGCGTCTACCGAAACCACTTCAGCCCTTCGGCGGTACTCGATAAGCCCTACGTGATGCTCGGCGTACCGCTGCTGGCCGCCGACAGCGACGAGCGTGCCGAACACCTGGCGACTTCCGCCTACCAACGCATCCTCGCCCTGCTGCGCGGCCAGAGCCTGGTGCAACGGCCACCGGTGGCGAGCATGGACGGCCTGTGGTTACCGCACGAACGCCCGGCGGTCGGCGAATTCTTCGGCATGGCGGTGATCGGTGGCCCAGAGAAAATCCGCGCGCGCCTGGAGGTGTTGCTCGAGCAGACCGAGGCCGACGAGCTGATCTTTACCTGCGACATGTACGACTTCGCCGATCGCCTGCGCAGCTACGAAATCCTCGCCGAAGTGCAGCGCGGCTGACGCGCGGGCACTTGCAATGGCGATCAAAAACTATCTGCCCGTTACGTGTTGCACCTCGTTTTTGTAGGGCGGGTTAGCCGCGTAGCGGCGTAACCCGCCAGGCGGCAGCACCCTGAATATCTACGCCCAGCCTGATCGGTGGGTTACGCCTGCGGCTAACCCACCCTACGAATCTGAGGCCGGTGCACCTGCCCTCGTGGGTTTTTTGTGTGCGGCCGATGGCCACGGTCATGGGCCGGCCACGGAAAGTTCGAGTAGCCCGGATGCAATCCGGGAGCGGAGTTGCCGGCTTCCCCGGATTACATCCGGGCTACACGCTGACTCGTCTCAAAACGGCCCGCAGCGCAACACCTCGCCGCGCGCCAGCACCTTACGCTGCCCGTCATACAGCCAGGCCTGGGCCTTGGCCGCCAACGGGCGGGCCTCCAGGCGATAACGCTGGCCGGCGGCAAAACTGGCGTACTGCACGCGCAGAATGCAGGCCACCTGGCCCGGCGAGCCGCTCGGGTCCATGCCGCCGCCGCCCGAACGTTCGTACTGGAAGCGCACTTCCAGCTCGTGGGCGCCGGGGTTGACCTGAAAAAACCGTCCCTCGCTGAGCCGCGCGCCATCCAGGCGATTGGCCGAGATCGTATGGCTGGGTTGCTGGGTGGCCAGCTCGACCCAGGCCTGATGCGGATCGGCGGGCGGCAGGCTGCCGGCGCAGGCGTAGAGGCTGAGGGCGACGAGGGGAAGCAGGAGCGCGCGCATGGCGATGTCCTCGATGAGGCGGCGATAGCACCAGTCTACCCCTCACTCAGGCTTCCGCCCGCGCCGCGGCACAGACCAAGCCCGTAGGAGCGAATTCATTCGCGAAAAGGCCCAGCCCGTTCGCGGATAAATCCGCTCCTACAAAAACCGCTACCGGTCGGGATAGGGCGTCTGGCAAGTCGCATCCACGCAAGACTACTCAGAACTCGCCGCAGCGCCCCTCGCGCCCCTTGGCCAGCACCTGGTTGCGTTCGTCGTAGAGCTTGGCCCAGGGGCGGAAGCCGATGTTGCCGGCGACCAGCCGGTAGCGCTGGCCGGCGGCGAATTCGGCGTATTTCAGCCGCACCTGGCAGTTGCGTGGTAGCGCCGGGCTGCCGGGGCCGACGTCGCTGCCGTCGACGGCGAACGACAGGCGCGCCTGCAACTCGTGGCTGCCCGGCTCGACCTGGAAGAAGCGGTCGTCGTCGAGCGGCTTGTCGTCGACCTCGGCGGCGCGCAGTTGGCTGGCCGGGTTGGTGTGCAGGTCGATCCACGCCTGGTTCGGATCGTGGGCTGGCATAAAGGCGCAGCCGCCCAGCGATGAAACAGCGAAAACAGCCAGCAACACGCGCATACGGAACTCCCAGATCAAGGCAGAAAAGCGGCGGGCGGGCGTTGCTCCGGTATCGGCGAACGCCTAGCGGCAGCCGTCCCTAGTCGCGGCAAATGCCCAGCGGATGCACGCTGGATTGCCGCACTGCGGTTGCTCCGGTTGTCGCCGCGCGGCGCATTGCGCCATGCTGGCGCGGCTTTCCTTGCGCGAGACGTTGCCCAGCCTGCCATGTGGTTTTTTTCTAGCTCACTCGACCGTGGTTTGCGCCGCTCGGTTCCCCTGTTGCTGCTCGGGGCGCTGAGTGGTTGTTCGAGCCTGGCCTATTACGCGCAATTGGCCGACGGCCAGCTCGATCTGCTGCGCCGCCGCGAACCGGTGGCCGCAATCGTCGCCGACCCGGCCCGTGACCCCGTGTTGCGCCAGCGTTTGAGCCTGTCCCAGCAGGCGCGTAGCTTTGCCAGCACCGCGCTGCTGCTGCCCGACAACCGCAGTTACCGGGTCTACGCCGACCTCCAGCGACCCTACGTGGTGTGGAACCTGTTTGCCGCGCCGGGGCTGTCGCTGGCGCCGCTGACCCACTGTTTCCCGATCGCCGGCTGCGTCGCCTACCGCGGCTACTACACGCCGGGCGGCGCGCGCGGCGCGGCGGCACTGCTCCAGCAGGACGGCTGGGATACCTACGTGACCGGCATCGAGGCCTATTCGACGCTCGGCTGGTTCGACGATCCGCTGCTCAGCAGCATGCTGCGCTGGGACGACGAGCGCCTGGCCGCGCTGATCTTCCACGAGCTGGCCCACCAGCGCTTCTATGTGCCGGACGACACTGCCTTCAACGAATCCTTCGCCAGCTTCGTCGAGCACGAGGGCCTGCGCCAATGGCGCGCTGCCCGCGGCCTGGCGCCGCTCGACGGGCATTCCGAGCGGATGCGCGAACAGTTCACCGCGCTGATTTTGGCCAGCCGCGCACGCCTCGAGCAGCTGTATGCCGGGCCGCTCGATGCGCCCGGCAAGCGCGCCGGCAAAGCCGCCGAATTCGCCCGCCTGCGCGCCGAGTACCGCGTGCTGCGCGACCGCGACTGGCACGGCGACAAGCGCTACGATGCGTGGATCTACGCGCCGCTGAACAACGCCAAGCTGCTGCCGTTCGGTCTCTACGACCGCTGGCAGCCAGCTTTTGCTGCGCTGTTCCGCCAGCAGCAGGGCGACTGGGCGCGTTTCTACGCCGCCGTCGAGGCGCTCGGCGCTCAGCCGCCCGTCGAACGCGAACAGGCCTTGCTGGCCTTGCAAGCAGCGAACCCAGGCCTGCCTGGCACAGTCAAAACTCAGTGAGTTACAACCGGAGGTGAACGATGACCAGATGGATATGCGCGGCCCTGCTCGGCCTGTTGGCCGGCAATGCGCTGGCGGCGCCCAAGCCGTGTGAAGAACTCAAGGCCGAAATCGAAGTGAAGATCCAGGCCGCCGGGGTGACCAGCTACACCCTGGAGATCGTGCCCAACGCCGAGGTCAAAGACGCCAATATGGTGGTCGGCAGCTGCGCCGGCGGGACCATGAAGATTCTCTACCAGAAGAACGGCAACTAGCCGCGCACTGGTGGCTCCCCTCGCCCGTTTACCGACCGGAGGGGCTGGGGGAGAGGGTCAACCATAGGGTAGGTCGAGGCGCGCGGCGTCGATACCCATCGAGTCGCGGTGATGGGTATCGTTGCGCTCAACCGCACGCCCCGACCCATCCTACGTACAGAGGGCGAGTCCGCGAATCACGGCTGACGATCGCGCCACGAATCGGAATCGTACACGTACGAGTCGCCGAGAATGCTTTCGTAGCGAATCAGCAGCCGCGTCCTGACCTTGAGCTCGGCCATGATGGCGTGCGGCTCATGTTCCCGCAGCATCAGTGTGAACGTGTTGAATTTCCGTCCCGGCGGAATGAACTCTCCGACGATGAACATCTCGGCGCGTTGGTTGGAGTCGATCGCGCCGAGGTATTTCTTCGCGGCGGCCTCCAGGACGTCGGGCCCCTCGCCCTCCTGCAGCTCACCGTCCACCCAGAACTTGATCTCGCGGGCGATCGCGGGCCCCAGGCCGTTGTTTTCGAGGGTAAAGAAAAAGGTCTTATGGCTGGGGTCGGTATGCGCCCAGCCTGACAGGTGCGGAGTAACCATCCGCCGGTTGTGCTGCTCGTGCAGCTTGATCTGCTGGTGGCTGAAGCGCACGGCGATGCAGGCGACGATGACCGATGCCAGGGCGGCGATGGCGGACAGCAGGGTCGCCAAGTCGGCAAACCAACTGCCTGATGGGGGGATCACGTACACCACAGAATCGACTATCGGTTCCATCCGGATTGTTCCCTGGGCTGGAAAGGAGGATTCATCTGCGCAACTGGCTGAGACCTAACCGCGACAGGGCTATCTACGCCACCTGGCCAACACCTGCCAGGACCTCAGCCGAGCGCCCGCGATAGCAAGCCAATCGCCCAATACGTGGCAATGGCCAACTGCACGGCAAAGCAGGCGAAGCGCGTGTTAACGGCCAGGATGCTCGGCGAGGCCAGATGCACCAACGACTGCGCCAAACGCGCAGCCAGCAGGTAATAGGCAAGTGGATCGGTGAGAGAAGTCTGCCCGGTGGCAAGCGCTACGAGGAGCAGACCGCCGAAGAGCGGCAGGCCCTCCACGCAATTGGCGTGAGCCCGCGCCAGGCGCTGCATGAAGGGGGACAGATTGGAGTTGTCGGGTTTGAACTGGTTGGCCGGGATGCGTTTGAGGACCACCAGCCGGCCGCGCAACAGTTCCATGAGCACGAGCAGAAACAGGGTCCAGGCAATGAAGCCCGTCAACGCGATAGCCGAGGGGGTGTCCATCTGCGCTCATCCTCCAGTCCTGGGAGATGAAGCCTAGCGTTGAATCCCGGAGGGTGGGCCTCGTTGGGCATGTCAGTCGGTGGAAAGCCCTGCGCGGGTTTCCACGGGTTGGCCATCCACTCTACGTTCCTACAAGCGAGGCAGATTCCGTAGGGTGGATGTCGCGCAGCACATCCACCGGGGGTCTCGCGGTGGACAACGCTGCGCGGTTGTCCACCCTACGCAAAGGCTTGGTGCAGCGCGGCGAGCGTCTCGAAGTGGTAGGTCGGCGCCTCGGCGAGCAGCTCCTCGCGACTGCCGAAGCCGTAACCGACCGCCGCGCAATCCAGGCCGTTGCGTCGCGCGCCGATCAGGTCGTGCTTGCGGTCGCCGATCATCAGCGCCTGGCTTGGATCGAGGCGCTCCTCGGCGAGCAGGTGGGCGAGCAGCTCGACCTTGTCGGTGCGCGTGCCGTCCAACTCGCTGCCGTAGATCAGCTTGAAGTGCCGGTCGAAGCCGAAATACCGGGCGATCTCGCGGGCGAACACGCTCGGCTTGCTGGTCGCGATGTACAGCGTGCGGCCCTGTCCGGCGAGGCATTTGAGCAGCGCCGGCACGCCGTCGAACAGGCGGTTCTCGTACAGCCCGGTGACCTTGAAGCGCTCGCGGTAATGATTCACCGCCTGCCAGGCGGTGGCCTCGTCGAAGCCGTAGCTGGTCATGAAGCACTGCAGCAGCGGCGGGCCGATGAAGTGTTCCAGCGCGCTGAGGTCGGGTTCGTCGATGCCGAGCTGGGCGAGGGCGAACTGCACCGAGCGGGTGATGCCTTCGCGCGGGTCGGTGAGGGTGCCGTCGAGGTCGAAGAGGACGTGCGAGTAGTGCATGGCGGGCGGGGGCAGCGAACAGGGGCGCTCAGGATAACAGGCGCGCGGTCGCCCGGCCGGGCGCGCTGAAACAATCTGTTGCACTGCCGGCGACCGACGGCTGCGGGTTTTTCGGCGCTCATCCGTCATAGGCATAGAACCTGAGTTTTCCCCCGCCTGTCCCGCCGCGCTCGGCCGGATCGGTGACTTCGTTTTCCCGTCCGTCCGGTACCTGCATGAAATCGACTTCCCCTGCGCGCGGCTACGGCCTGGCGCTGCTCTCCCGCGTCGCCGCGGCCATCTTCGGTGGCTACGCGCTGACCGCTGCCAGCGTGATCTTCCTCAGCGCGCTGATTCCCCTGCCGAAGAGCCAGGCAGTGCTCGCCGCCTCGCTGGCCAGCTTCGCCGTGTACACCGCGGCACTGGTCTGGGCGTTTGTCGCCGAGCGCCTGGGCATCCTGTGGCTGAGCCTGCTGCTGCCGGCCGCGGTGCTCACCGGCCTCGGCCTGCTGCTCGGCGGGGTTGGCGTATGAGTCAGCTCGACGCGGGCGTGGCGCAGGGCGGGCTGCGCCAGAAGATGGCCTGGCTGCACACCTGGGGCGGCCTGTGGGCCTGCTGGGTGTTGTTTGCGATCTTCCTCACCGGCTCGCTGGGGGTGTTCGACGAACCGATCACCCGCTGGATGAAGCCGCACCTGCCGCAGGCCAGCGCGCTTACCGACGGCGCCGAGTTGGGCGATGACAGCGCGCGGCGCCAGGCGGTACGCCTCGGCCAGGCCTACCTGACGGCGCAGCAGCCCGCCGCGCATTCTTGGGGCATCAGCCTGCCCAACGACAACGAGCCGGCGATCAACGTGTTCTGGCAGGACGCCCAGGAGGTCTTCCACAACGCCCGCCTCGATGCGCAGAGCGGCGCGCCGTTGGGCGATTCGCTGCAGCGCGAGAGCGAGGGCGGTCACCACTTCGTGCACATGCACTTCGAGTTCCACGGCGGTACCGCCGGGATCTGGCTGGTCGGCGCCTTCACCA is from Pseudomonas sp. LS44 and encodes:
- a CDS encoding LLM class flavin-dependent oxidoreductase, whose amino-acid sequence is MTRLADTRISVLDLAPVRTETGAAGALHNSLALAQHVERLDYTRFWVAEHHNMDGIASSATAVLIGHLAGGTSRIRVGAGGVMLPNHAPLVIAEQFGTLETLYPGRIDLGLGRAPGADQYTAHALRRERSGSADDFPADVEELQRYFGPRTPGQRVIAMPGAGTNVPLWLLGSSLFSAQLAGMKGLPYAFASHFAPRLMHEAIRVYRNHFSPSAVLDKPYVMLGVPLLAADSDERAEHLATSAYQRILALLRGQSLVQRPPVASMDGLWLPHERPAVGEFFGMAVIGGPEKIRARLEVLLEQTEADELIFTCDMYDFADRLRSYEILAEVQRG
- a CDS encoding MAPEG family protein: MDTPSAIALTGFIAWTLFLLVLMELLRGRLVVLKRIPANQFKPDNSNLSPFMQRLARAHANCVEGLPLFGGLLLVALATGQTSLTDPLAYYLLAARLAQSLVHLASPSILAVNTRFACFAVQLAIATYWAIGLLSRALG
- a CDS encoding HAD family hydrolase, which translates into the protein MHYSHVLFDLDGTLTDPREGITRSVQFALAQLGIDEPDLSALEHFIGPPLLQCFMTSYGFDEATAWQAVNHYRERFKVTGLYENRLFDGVPALLKCLAGQGRTLYIATSKPSVFAREIARYFGFDRHFKLIYGSELDGTRTDKVELLAHLLAEERLDPSQALMIGDRKHDLIGARRNGLDCAAVGYGFGSREELLAEAPTYHFETLAALHQAFA
- a CDS encoding DUF1161 domain-containing protein — encoded protein: MTRWICAALLGLLAGNALAAPKPCEELKAEIEVKIQAAGVTSYTLEIVPNAEVKDANMVVGSCAGGTMKILYQKNGN
- a CDS encoding aminopeptidase, with product MWFFSSSLDRGLRRSVPLLLLGALSGCSSLAYYAQLADGQLDLLRRREPVAAIVADPARDPVLRQRLSLSQQARSFASTALLLPDNRSYRVYADLQRPYVVWNLFAAPGLSLAPLTHCFPIAGCVAYRGYYTPGGARGAAALLQQDGWDTYVTGIEAYSTLGWFDDPLLSSMLRWDDERLAALIFHELAHQRFYVPDDTAFNESFASFVEHEGLRQWRAARGLAPLDGHSERMREQFTALILASRARLEQLYAGPLDAPGKRAGKAAEFARLRAEYRVLRDRDWHGDKRYDAWIYAPLNNAKLLPFGLYDRWQPAFAALFRQQQGDWARFYAAVEALGAQPPVEREQALLALQAANPGLPGTVKTQ